Proteins from a genomic interval of Corynebacterium deserti GIMN1.010:
- a CDS encoding GNAT family N-acetyltransferase, with protein MTRYFAVSNLQELGSFEVHKLYKLRVDIFVAEQQTPYAEIDDIDAAPTTNHILVWKRNEAAPSTLIGCARLIPTTVAELKAYTGTEIELDDASALSQLGRVAITKEERGSGLSTELMHNALRLAYEQYPDRDVVLTAQKPLVDFYAGYGFVPCGAEYLDAEVAHQPMVLRADQLEKFSGLDA; from the coding sequence ATGACCCGTTACTTCGCAGTTTCCAACCTTCAGGAGTTAGGCTCCTTCGAAGTCCACAAATTGTACAAGCTTCGCGTAGACATTTTCGTCGCCGAGCAGCAGACGCCCTACGCCGAAATCGATGACATCGACGCCGCTCCCACCACCAACCACATTCTTGTGTGGAAGCGCAACGAGGCAGCACCGTCCACGCTAATCGGATGCGCGCGCCTTATCCCGACCACCGTTGCCGAGCTCAAGGCATACACGGGCACAGAGATTGAGCTTGACGACGCCTCCGCGCTCTCCCAACTAGGTCGAGTCGCTATCACTAAGGAAGAGCGCGGCTCTGGACTGTCCACCGAGCTCATGCATAATGCACTGCGCCTGGCTTACGAACAGTACCCAGACCGCGACGTTGTACTGACCGCACAGAAGCCACTCGTTGATTTCTACGCAGGCTACGGCTTCGTTCCATGTGGCGCGGAATACCTCGATGCCGAGGTTGCACACCAGCCTATGGTTCTGCGCGCCGATCAACTGGAGAAGTTCTCCGGTCTCGACGCCTAA
- the purT gene encoding formate-dependent phosphoribosylglycinamide formyltransferase, which yields MNIPERIGTALTPNATKVMLLGSGELGKEVAIAFQRLGVEVHAVDRYENAPAHHVAHAAYVIDMTDPAAVRGLVEQIKPDFVIPEIEALATDELVKIEEEGLATVVPTARAAKLTMNREGIRRLAAEELGLPTSNYEFCSTFEEFTAAAEKLGYPNVVKPVMSSSGKGQSVLRSADDLQAAWDYAMSGARVSNSRVIVEAFVEFDYEITLLTVRSIDPTTGKPATWFCEPIGHRQEDGDYVESWQPMNMTPRALENARSVAARITNALGGRGVFGVELFVAGDDVYFSEVSPRPHDTGLVTLATQRFSEFELHAKAILGLPIDVTLVSPGASAVIYGGVESQGVSFSGLGQALAVAETDIRLFGKPEAFTKRRMGVVVSTAEDVSAARDRATLAAAAIKVHASE from the coding sequence ATGAACATCCCAGAACGCATTGGCACTGCACTAACCCCCAACGCCACCAAAGTTATGCTGCTTGGCTCTGGTGAATTGGGAAAGGAAGTCGCCATCGCTTTCCAACGTCTTGGCGTGGAAGTTCACGCAGTGGATCGTTACGAAAATGCGCCGGCACACCATGTTGCTCACGCTGCGTATGTCATTGATATGACTGACCCGGCAGCTGTTCGTGGGCTTGTCGAGCAAATCAAGCCTGATTTTGTCATCCCAGAGATCGAAGCCCTGGCCACCGATGAGCTGGTCAAGATCGAAGAAGAAGGCTTGGCCACCGTTGTGCCCACCGCGCGCGCTGCGAAGCTGACGATGAACCGCGAGGGCATTCGCCGCCTGGCGGCTGAAGAATTGGGCTTGCCGACGTCCAACTACGAGTTTTGCTCCACCTTCGAAGAATTCACCGCTGCTGCCGAAAAGCTCGGCTACCCCAACGTCGTCAAACCTGTCATGAGTTCCTCCGGCAAGGGCCAGTCCGTGCTGCGCAGCGCTGATGATCTCCAGGCTGCGTGGGATTACGCAATGAGCGGTGCGCGCGTGAGCAACTCCCGTGTCATTGTGGAAGCCTTCGTGGAGTTTGATTATGAAATCACCCTGTTGACGGTTCGCTCCATCGATCCCACCACCGGCAAGCCTGCCACCTGGTTCTGCGAGCCAATTGGGCACCGCCAGGAGGATGGCGATTACGTCGAGTCGTGGCAGCCAATGAACATGACCCCTCGTGCTTTGGAAAACGCTCGTTCCGTGGCGGCGCGCATTACCAATGCGCTGGGCGGACGTGGCGTTTTCGGTGTCGAGCTGTTCGTTGCCGGCGACGATGTGTATTTCTCTGAAGTCTCCCCACGCCCCCACGACACCGGATTGGTTACCCTCGCTACCCAGCGCTTTTCTGAGTTTGAACTCCACGCCAAGGCGATTCTCGGCCTGCCGATTGACGTCACCTTGGTGTCCCCGGGTGCCTCTGCCGTCATTTACGGCGGTGTCGAGTCGCAGGGTGTCAGCTTCAGTGGCCTTGGGCAGGCTCTCGCCGTCGCCGAAACCGACATCCGCCTCTTCGGCAAGCCCGAGGCGTTCACGAAGCGCCGCATGGGCGTCGTCGTCTCCACCGCCGAGGACGTGTCAGCTGCCCGCGACCGCGCGACCCTCGCCGCCGCAGCGATCAAGGTCCACGCCAGCGAGTAG
- a CDS encoding adenylosuccinate synthase: protein MAAIVIVGAQWGDEGKGKATDILGGLVDYVVKPNGGNNAGHTVVVGGEKYELKLLPAGVLSETATPILGNGVVINLEALFEEIDGLEARGADASRLRISANAHLVAPYHQVMDRVQERFLGKRAIGTTGRGIGPTYADKVSRVGIRVQDIFDESILRQKIESALDIKNQVLVKMYNRKAIVAEEIVQYFLSYADRLRPMVIDATLVLNEALDQGKHVLMEGGQATMLDVDHGTYPFVTSSNPTAGGACVGSGVGPTKITSSLGIIKAYTTRVGAGPFPTELFDKWGEYLQTVGGEVGVNTGRKRRCGWYDSVIARYASRVNGFTDYFLTKLDVLTGIGEIPICVAYDVDGVRHDEMPLTQSEFHHATPIFETMPAWDEDITNCKTFEELPQKAQDYVRRLEELSGARFSYIGVGPGRDQTIVLHDVLKG from the coding sequence ATGGCTGCAATCGTTATTGTCGGCGCCCAGTGGGGCGATGAAGGCAAGGGTAAGGCCACGGATATTCTCGGCGGACTCGTCGACTACGTGGTTAAGCCCAATGGCGGTAATAACGCTGGACACACTGTTGTGGTCGGCGGCGAGAAGTATGAGCTCAAGCTCCTTCCCGCTGGTGTCCTCTCCGAAACGGCGACACCCATCTTGGGCAATGGCGTTGTTATCAACCTAGAGGCACTGTTTGAAGAAATCGATGGACTCGAGGCCCGTGGCGCAGACGCATCCCGCCTGCGTATTTCTGCAAACGCGCACCTAGTTGCCCCATACCACCAGGTCATGGATCGCGTTCAGGAACGCTTCCTGGGCAAGCGCGCTATTGGAACCACCGGCCGTGGCATCGGACCTACCTACGCTGACAAGGTCTCCCGCGTGGGCATTCGCGTGCAGGACATCTTTGATGAGTCCATCCTGCGCCAAAAAATTGAGTCTGCGCTGGACATCAAGAACCAGGTTCTGGTCAAGATGTATAACCGCAAGGCCATTGTTGCTGAAGAGATCGTTCAGTACTTCCTGTCCTACGCAGATCGCTTGCGTCCCATGGTCATTGACGCCACCTTGGTGCTCAACGAAGCTCTTGATCAGGGCAAGCACGTTCTCATGGAAGGCGGCCAGGCAACCATGCTTGACGTCGACCACGGCACCTACCCATTTGTCACCTCCTCCAATCCAACCGCCGGCGGCGCATGTGTTGGCTCAGGTGTGGGACCAACCAAGATCACCAGCTCCTTGGGCATCATCAAGGCGTACACCACCCGCGTTGGCGCCGGCCCATTCCCAACTGAGCTGTTTGATAAGTGGGGCGAGTACCTCCAGACTGTCGGCGGCGAGGTCGGCGTGAACACTGGCCGTAAACGTCGTTGCGGTTGGTACGACTCCGTAATCGCCCGCTACGCATCACGCGTCAATGGATTTACCGACTACTTCCTCACCAAGCTGGACGTGCTCACCGGAATCGGCGAGATCCCAATCTGTGTGGCTTATGACGTCGACGGTGTTCGCCACGACGAGATGCCTCTGACCCAGTCTGAGTTCCACCACGCAACCCCTATCTTCGAGACCATGCCAGCATGGGACGAGGACATTACTAACTGCAAGACCTTCGAGGAGCTCCCTCAGAAGGCTCAGGATTACGTTCGTCGCTTGGAAGAGCTCTCCGGCGCTCGCTTCTCCTACATCGGTGTGGGACCAGGCCGCGATCAGACTATCGTCCTGCACGATGTCCTGAAGGGCTAA
- a CDS encoding FUSC family protein, producing MPKKKLGTVARLSELDKSLRNRLLRVRSRLLFILHSTIGAGVAYWIAVEIAGHHTPFFAPMSAVIILGLSGGDRLKRATELTLGCALGVGVGDLLIMQIGTGYWQMFAVVGLALLVASFVSPAPLVSNQMAIGGILISTMFPPGNNGSIDRMFDAFIGGAVGIVVIALLPSSPLSAGRLSIANVLGIAASVLEDVAEALKTQDAAKLNHALEALRKSQASVNKLETAASSGKELVTVSPFLWGDRAKIRSLYRILGPVDNVIRNARVLARRAVVLTEDNDSVSKEQIHIIEEIADIALHLSSLYEKNHEVSEAIEIPELVRRLRYLGSQVGPEVADGRVLSAQVVLAQSRSIIVDLLQICGMSRESAVAVLVPTSESPAYPPEVWDDEDETEQH from the coding sequence ATGCCAAAAAAGAAGTTGGGCACAGTCGCCAGACTGTCTGAGCTTGACAAGTCCCTGCGTAACCGACTGTTGCGTGTGCGTTCGAGACTCCTTTTTATTCTGCATTCCACGATTGGTGCAGGTGTCGCGTATTGGATCGCAGTGGAAATTGCGGGGCACCACACTCCGTTTTTCGCACCGATGTCTGCGGTTATTATTTTGGGGCTCTCGGGCGGTGATCGTCTGAAACGAGCAACGGAACTTACACTTGGCTGCGCCTTGGGTGTGGGTGTGGGTGATTTGCTCATTATGCAGATCGGTACAGGCTATTGGCAGATGTTTGCTGTGGTCGGTTTGGCGTTGCTGGTGGCATCTTTTGTGTCGCCGGCGCCGCTGGTGAGTAATCAGATGGCTATTGGCGGCATCCTCATTTCCACGATGTTCCCACCAGGTAATAACGGCAGTATTGACCGCATGTTTGACGCCTTCATCGGTGGTGCGGTGGGTATCGTGGTGATCGCTTTGTTGCCGAGCTCGCCATTAAGTGCTGGCAGGCTTTCGATTGCGAATGTGTTGGGCATTGCAGCCAGTGTCTTGGAGGATGTTGCGGAAGCGTTGAAGACTCAAGATGCGGCAAAGCTCAATCACGCTTTGGAGGCGCTTCGAAAGTCGCAAGCGTCGGTGAATAAGCTGGAAACGGCGGCGTCGTCAGGCAAAGAGCTGGTGACTGTGTCACCGTTTTTATGGGGCGATAGAGCAAAAATCCGCTCGCTGTACCGCATCCTGGGGCCAGTGGATAACGTGATCAGAAATGCACGTGTGCTGGCTCGTCGAGCGGTTGTGCTCACTGAGGACAATGACAGCGTCAGTAAAGAACAGATCCATATCATTGAAGAGATCGCAGATATAGCGCTGCATTTATCCAGTTTGTATGAAAAGAACCATGAGGTCAGTGAAGCGATTGAAATCCCCGAATTGGTGCGCAGGCTTCGCTATCTCGGAAGCCAAGTGGGTCCGGAGGTAGCAGACGGACGGGTGCTGTCTGCGCAGGTGGTGTTGGCGCAATCGCGAAGTATCATCGTGGATCTCTTGCAGATTTGTGGCATGTCGAGGGAATCCGCCGTGGCAGTGTTGGTTCCCACCTCTGAAAGCCCCGCCTACCCACCAGAAGTGTGGGATGACGAGGACGAAACCGAACAACACTAG
- the fbaA gene encoding class II fructose-bisphosphate aldolase — protein sequence MPIATPEVYNEMLDRAKEGGFAFPAINCTSSETINAALKGFAEAESDGIIQFSTGGAEFGSGLAVKNKVKGAVALAAFAHEAAKSYGINVALHTDHCQKEVLDEYVRPLLAISQERVDRGELPLFQSHMWDGSAVPIDENLEIAQELLAKAKAANIVLEVEIGVVGGEEDGVEAKAGANLYTSAEDFEKTIDAIGTGEKGRYLLAATFGNVHGVYKPGNVKLRPEVLLEGQQVARKKLGLSDEALPFDFVFHGGSGSEKEKIEEALRYGVIKMNVDTDTQYAFTRPIVSHMFENYNGVLKIDGEVGNKKVYDPRSYMKKAEQGMSERVIEACQDLHSVGKTTAK from the coding sequence ATGCCTATCGCAACTCCCGAGGTCTACAACGAGATGCTCGATCGCGCAAAGGAAGGCGGATTCGCTTTCCCAGCCATCAACTGCACCTCCTCGGAAACCATCAACGCAGCTCTCAAGGGCTTCGCAGAGGCTGAATCTGACGGAATCATCCAGTTCTCCACCGGTGGTGCAGAGTTCGGTTCCGGCCTGGCAGTAAAGAACAAGGTTAAGGGTGCCGTCGCACTCGCAGCCTTCGCACACGAAGCAGCAAAGAGCTACGGCATCAACGTTGCTCTGCACACTGACCACTGCCAGAAGGAAGTCCTGGACGAGTACGTTCGCCCACTGCTGGCAATTTCTCAGGAGCGCGTCGACCGCGGCGAGCTTCCACTGTTCCAGTCTCACATGTGGGATGGTTCCGCTGTGCCAATCGATGAGAACCTCGAGATCGCACAGGAGCTGCTGGCCAAGGCTAAGGCAGCAAACATCGTCTTGGAAGTTGAGATCGGTGTTGTTGGTGGCGAGGAAGACGGTGTTGAGGCTAAGGCCGGCGCGAACCTCTACACCTCTGCTGAGGACTTCGAGAAGACCATCGACGCTATCGGCACCGGCGAGAAGGGTCGCTACCTGCTGGCAGCTACCTTCGGCAACGTCCACGGCGTGTATAAGCCAGGCAACGTGAAGCTGCGCCCAGAGGTTCTCCTTGAGGGCCAGCAGGTTGCTCGCAAGAAGCTTGGTCTGTCCGATGAGGCACTGCCATTCGACTTCGTCTTCCACGGTGGATCCGGATCCGAGAAGGAAAAGATCGAAGAGGCTCTGCGTTACGGTGTTATCAAGATGAACGTTGACACCGACACCCAGTACGCATTCACCCGCCCAATCGTCTCCCACATGTTTGAGAACTACAACGGTGTTCTCAAGATTGACGGTGAAGTCGGAAACAAGAAGGTTTACGACCCACGTTCCTACATGAAGAAGGCAGAGCAGGGCATGTCTGAGCGCGTCATCGAGGCGTGCCAGGATCTCCACTCTGTTGGCAAGACCACCGCGAAGTAA
- a CDS encoding glycoside hydrolase family 76 protein, whose protein sequence is MLDKWVNRADLAEAAINERHSARVWGVPRTNLGHVAWPANAKEKLFIHWHYWWQAHYLDCLVDAAGRRTTKARRDRIRDTMRGIAVRNVGKLSANRYYDDKSWLALAMGRAGKVRKVRVPKALVPLEENIVDGIDSLTGVLPWRSGETFYNVPSNGPAAIMMARTGRLEQARSITDWIFDNLIDDDGLVMDGLRMRMHGPELVRNIHPYCQGVAIGACLEIALKLRERAGVTSTVVDHWSEADKAEESLQYFAHIHATVEAVARKMANGHGIIDWDTGDGDGGLFKGILVRYLADVAVRLPDDSPTNRETKKIAARLVLDSAESVWNHRLEVDGLPVFATDWTADARLPQNYGLSTSSLNDLVSVVRVDERDLSVQLSGWMLMEAAARVAEELDEKNLSFTGRSD, encoded by the coding sequence GTGTTAGACAAATGGGTTAACAGAGCTGACCTTGCGGAAGCCGCCATCAATGAGCGGCATTCCGCCAGGGTATGGGGAGTGCCCCGAACCAACCTTGGACATGTGGCATGGCCTGCCAATGCCAAAGAAAAGCTTTTTATCCACTGGCATTACTGGTGGCAGGCCCATTACCTTGATTGCCTTGTTGACGCCGCCGGTCGCCGTACCACCAAAGCCCGCCGTGACCGCATCCGCGACACCATGCGTGGCATTGCGGTGCGCAACGTGGGCAAACTCTCCGCCAACCGCTACTACGATGACAAATCTTGGCTCGCGCTTGCCATGGGGCGTGCCGGAAAAGTGCGGAAAGTCCGTGTGCCCAAGGCTCTAGTACCGCTGGAAGAAAACATCGTCGATGGCATTGATTCCCTCACCGGTGTGCTGCCGTGGCGATCTGGTGAAACCTTTTACAACGTCCCCTCCAATGGGCCGGCTGCCATCATGATGGCGCGCACTGGCCGACTTGAGCAGGCACGCTCCATTACTGACTGGATTTTTGACAACCTCATCGACGATGACGGCCTCGTGATGGACGGTCTACGTATGCGCATGCATGGTCCTGAACTCGTGCGTAATATCCACCCCTACTGTCAAGGCGTGGCCATCGGCGCCTGCCTGGAAATTGCCCTCAAACTGCGTGAACGTGCAGGCGTGACCTCCACCGTGGTGGATCACTGGAGTGAGGCAGACAAGGCAGAAGAGTCCCTACAGTACTTTGCACATATCCACGCCACCGTCGAAGCGGTAGCCCGCAAAATGGCAAACGGCCACGGCATCATCGACTGGGATACCGGTGACGGTGACGGTGGACTGTTCAAGGGTATTTTGGTGCGCTACCTCGCCGATGTTGCCGTCCGCCTTCCCGATGATTCCCCCACAAACCGGGAAACTAAGAAGATCGCAGCACGCCTGGTGTTGGACTCCGCCGAAAGCGTGTGGAATCACCGTCTCGAAGTCGACGGCCTGCCTGTGTTTGCTACGGACTGGACCGCTGATGCACGCCTGCCCCAAAACTACGGCTTGAGTACCTCTAGCCTGAACGATTTGGTCAGTGTGGTTCGTGTGGATGAACGTGACTTGTCTGTTCAATTGTCTGGTTGGATGCTCATGGAAGCAGCCGCCAGAGTGGCCGAAGAATTGGATGAAAAGAACCTTAGCTTCACCGGTCGATCCGACTAG
- a CDS encoding TrmH family RNA methyltransferase — MDSTNTPGPTEWGEARVGKGPWEEENPGVPRPTSPLFDATLLDEGDRRNVVDAYRYWTREAIVKDIDTRRHSLHIAIENFEHDANIGTVVRTANAFAVDTVHIVGRRRWNRRGAMVTDRYQHLMHHENVDDLLAWAIDNGLTIVAIDNTPGSVPLETAELPKSCLLLFGQEGPGVTEAARAGALMTCSIAQFGSTRSINAGVAAGIAMHAWIRQHADLSRAW, encoded by the coding sequence TTGGACTCAACTAATACCCCAGGCCCCACCGAGTGGGGCGAGGCCCGCGTGGGCAAAGGTCCGTGGGAAGAGGAGAACCCGGGCGTACCCCGCCCGACAAGCCCGCTTTTCGACGCGACCTTGCTCGACGAGGGCGATCGCCGCAACGTCGTTGATGCCTACCGTTATTGGACCCGCGAAGCGATTGTCAAAGATATTGACACCCGCCGCCACAGCCTGCACATCGCGATTGAAAACTTCGAACACGATGCCAACATCGGCACCGTGGTGCGCACCGCCAACGCTTTTGCCGTTGACACCGTGCATATCGTGGGCAGGCGTCGCTGGAATCGCAGAGGAGCGATGGTCACTGACCGCTACCAGCACCTCATGCACCACGAGAACGTTGATGACCTTCTTGCCTGGGCGATCGATAATGGTCTAACCATCGTCGCCATCGATAACACCCCCGGTTCCGTCCCCTTGGAAACCGCCGAACTGCCCAAAAGCTGCCTCCTGCTTTTTGGTCAGGAAGGACCAGGTGTCACCGAAGCAGCTCGCGCCGGGGCGCTAATGACTTGCTCAATTGCTCAATTTGGATCCACCCGATCCATCAACGCAGGCGTCGCCGCGGGCATTGCGATGCACGCATGGATTCGCCAGCATGCTGATTTATCACGGGCCTGGTAG
- the pyrE gene encoding orotate phosphoribosyltransferase: MSTPSINPQDRAELAELIKELAVVHGEVTLSSGKKADYYIDVRRATLHARASRLIGKLLRELTADWEFDAVGGLTLGADPVATSIMHADGRDINAFVVRKEAKKHGMQRRIEGPDLTGKKVLVVEDTTTTGNSPLTAVAALREEGIEVVGVATVVDRATGADEVIAAEGLPYRSLLGLSDLGLN; encoded by the coding sequence ATGTCAACCCCCTCCATTAATCCGCAGGATCGTGCTGAGCTGGCGGAACTTATTAAAGAATTAGCCGTCGTTCACGGTGAGGTCACCTTGTCATCAGGCAAGAAGGCCGATTATTACATCGACGTCCGCCGCGCGACGTTGCACGCGCGTGCCTCTCGCCTGATCGGCAAGCTGTTGCGTGAGCTCACTGCGGACTGGGAGTTTGACGCCGTTGGTGGCCTCACCTTGGGCGCAGACCCCGTGGCAACCTCCATCATGCATGCAGATGGCCGCGACATTAACGCATTTGTCGTGCGCAAGGAAGCCAAGAAGCATGGCATGCAGCGCCGCATCGAAGGCCCAGATCTCACCGGCAAGAAGGTTCTGGTTGTGGAAGATACCACCACCACCGGAAACTCCCCGCTCACCGCAGTAGCCGCTCTGCGCGAAGAGGGCATTGAGGTGGTAGGTGTTGCCACCGTTGTTGACCGTGCAACCGGCGCCGATGAGGTCATTGCTGCCGAGGGGCTTCCTTACCGCAGCTTGCTGGGGCTTTCTGACCTTGGACTCAACTAA
- a CDS encoding type III secretion system chaperone family protein → METLVLIIAAVILVAGIALWRADSSKRVPQQTEEPAEESTPQEEVEYDTDIPEEEPEVEPIPDRAVGVYEEDASEIDPEVESVIEEIPEVTDYQPEPVPEPEPEPQLVEGTVDEEHRSVDKHGFLSFPGAQRRERKAWAAKHHFDYIKEDAFLTDEWSRGAASTGAVARDVVSGMAEGYETHLVDLASVPVMAMRRGTPSEVVIDARRGEQSDDAGREESDDLLEVDTVSGFRMLSNAAGVATRLVDERVRVALEAMPESVTAVWMESDWVLAETVKGSAPADWEDMLQPLALLTDASFTLPPRSAGANNLDLKHLEPTRLKPEEPEKPEFTPDNQEEDLSQPLVIRPEEPLQMPVRGVQESRGVVEPRSLGADDVDSIADGQPSRTNDLYGTRVVRDLNGESSIFDDAQDTDEPPQEWRL, encoded by the coding sequence ATGGAAACTCTGGTCTTGATCATCGCCGCCGTAATCCTGGTGGCAGGCATTGCGCTGTGGCGCGCGGATTCTTCGAAGCGGGTCCCTCAGCAAACTGAGGAGCCCGCTGAAGAGTCGACCCCTCAGGAAGAAGTCGAGTACGACACCGACATTCCAGAAGAGGAGCCTGAAGTGGAACCCATTCCTGATCGCGCGGTAGGCGTGTATGAGGAGGATGCTTCAGAGATTGATCCTGAGGTGGAGTCGGTGATTGAGGAGATCCCGGAAGTCACCGACTATCAGCCAGAGCCTGTCCCAGAGCCAGAACCGGAACCTCAACTCGTTGAAGGGACGGTGGATGAGGAGCATCGTAGCGTCGATAAGCATGGGTTTTTGTCTTTCCCCGGTGCGCAGCGCCGGGAACGCAAAGCGTGGGCGGCGAAGCACCACTTCGATTACATCAAGGAAGACGCATTTTTGACCGATGAGTGGTCGCGTGGTGCAGCATCGACCGGCGCAGTGGCGCGTGACGTGGTCAGCGGCATGGCTGAGGGCTATGAAACCCACCTGGTTGATCTGGCCAGTGTGCCGGTGATGGCTATGCGACGCGGCACCCCGTCCGAGGTGGTTATTGATGCCCGCCGGGGCGAGCAGAGCGATGATGCGGGCAGGGAAGAGTCCGATGACCTGCTAGAAGTTGATACCGTGTCCGGATTTCGCATGCTGAGCAATGCGGCAGGAGTGGCAACAAGGCTTGTCGACGAGCGCGTGCGTGTCGCCCTCGAAGCCATGCCAGAGTCCGTAACCGCAGTGTGGATGGAATCAGATTGGGTGTTGGCAGAGACAGTCAAGGGCTCCGCCCCGGCTGATTGGGAGGACATGTTGCAGCCATTAGCGCTGCTTACCGACGCCTCCTTTACCTTGCCACCACGCTCAGCTGGTGCGAACAATTTGGATCTCAAGCATTTGGAACCCACCCGCTTGAAGCCGGAAGAACCTGAGAAACCTGAATTCACCCCGGACAATCAGGAAGAAGACCTCTCCCAGCCATTGGTGATTCGACCTGAGGAGCCGCTGCAAATGCCTGTTCGAGGCGTGCAGGAAAGCCGGGGAGTGGTGGAGCCTCGTTCGCTGGGTGCCGACGACGTCGATTCCATCGCGGACGGTCAACCTTCCCGAACAAATGATCTCTATGGTACCCGTGTTGTGCGTGATCTAAACGGTGAGTCAAGCATTTTTGATGACGCACAAGACACCGATGAACCACCCCAGGAATGGCGTCTCTAG
- a CDS encoding sulfurtransferase: MTVLISPFTLAESIHAAKKQTVLAAFWAPIEGAGHTVFCSQHIPTSIFCDPATELAGLPSSADGRNPLPPLNLLERSFRRWGLNTDREIILYDQGRGLFAARAWWILRWAGITNVRILNGGFWHWEDQNLGHAGGPGNFPYFCNVRPNPGQLPVSTIDDVKAHTGILIDARDELRFSGKREALDLKAGHIPGAINIPARSVLKEDYTYKSPEDIRALFAEQGVASGENVIVYSGSGNHSSQLLAGMEHAGLLGASHYFAGWSQWSANPKNPIET; encoded by the coding sequence ATGACCGTGTTGATTTCTCCGTTCACCCTTGCTGAATCAATCCACGCTGCAAAGAAGCAAACAGTCCTCGCCGCATTCTGGGCTCCCATTGAGGGAGCTGGCCACACCGTTTTTTGTTCGCAACACATCCCCACATCCATTTTTTGCGATCCAGCAACGGAACTCGCAGGCCTTCCCTCATCTGCTGACGGCCGAAACCCACTCCCACCACTGAACCTGTTGGAACGATCCTTCCGACGCTGGGGTCTCAACACCGACCGTGAGATCATTCTCTACGATCAGGGCCGTGGCTTGTTCGCCGCTCGTGCCTGGTGGATTCTGCGTTGGGCGGGCATTACCAACGTGCGCATCCTCAACGGAGGCTTCTGGCATTGGGAGGATCAAAACCTCGGACACGCAGGTGGCCCAGGCAACTTTCCGTACTTCTGCAATGTGCGTCCCAACCCAGGACAGCTGCCTGTATCCACGATTGATGACGTGAAGGCCCACACGGGAATTTTGATTGATGCCCGCGATGAACTTCGCTTTTCAGGCAAGCGCGAAGCTCTTGACCTGAAGGCAGGTCACATTCCGGGAGCGATCAATATCCCTGCTCGTTCGGTGCTTAAGGAGGATTACACCTACAAATCCCCAGAGGACATTCGAGCCCTTTTTGCTGAGCAAGGTGTGGCAAGTGGTGAAAACGTCATCGTGTACTCCGGTTCCGGTAACCACTCTTCCCAGTTGCTGGCCGGTATGGAGCACGCCGGTTTGCTGGGTGCGTCGCATTATTTTGCTGGTTGGTCACAGTGGAGCGCGAACCCAAAGAACCCTATTGAAACCTAA
- a CDS encoding helix-turn-helix domain-containing protein, translating into MTIEELMALAAEQPTRTSRRAGVSRSTIKRIVDGQSMPTINTLKEIALALGLEIDVYARHASDPFAAAAARSLIDDSVPEHPQDYNTWIWLERFERWGINDPLTLVSEAGTLLGIKHNYDAVYLNVHTESARRLPEIFDSMGCDWAMSGAGSASVTLGTAINGPTILWYDSAVKVDEALFGTIAPSAEKADLILVPARSTELVGKTQQKGLSFVAPVQLVIDLHSIGMHEVADFLTRGWRS; encoded by the coding sequence GTGACGATCGAAGAACTCATGGCGCTCGCAGCGGAGCAACCCACCCGCACCTCTAGGCGTGCTGGTGTTTCCCGCTCCACAATCAAGCGAATTGTCGACGGGCAAAGTATGCCCACTATCAATACTTTGAAAGAGATTGCGTTAGCTCTCGGGCTCGAAATTGATGTATATGCACGCCACGCAAGCGACCCATTTGCGGCTGCTGCCGCGCGGTCGCTTATTGACGACTCCGTCCCTGAGCACCCTCAGGATTACAACACATGGATTTGGTTGGAGCGCTTCGAGCGCTGGGGAATCAATGATCCTCTAACCCTCGTGTCTGAAGCCGGCACCCTTTTGGGAATTAAGCACAATTATGATGCTGTCTACCTCAATGTCCACACGGAATCGGCCCGCAGGCTGCCGGAAATCTTTGACAGCATGGGTTGTGATTGGGCGATGTCAGGCGCAGGCAGTGCGTCGGTCACCCTCGGAACAGCCATTAATGGACCGACGATTCTATGGTACGACTCCGCAGTGAAAGTCGATGAAGCACTTTTTGGCACCATTGCCCCGAGCGCCGAGAAAGCTGATCTCATTTTGGTTCCTGCGCGATCGACTGAACTCGTTGGAAAGACTCAACAAAAGGGCCTGAGCTTCGTGGCACCCGTGCAATTGGTCATCGACCTTCACAGCATCGGAATGCATGAGGTTGCGGATTTCCTCACACGTGGCTGGCGGAGCTAA